A genomic window from Desulfuromonas thiophila includes:
- a CDS encoding phage tail tape measure protein: MRLGTADVVIRAKTDQYKKDLKSAENTTQQFGQRSLAAVRGVTTSFASLAGVAGIGGLATAMVSTGARFESEMATVRGVMRASEQEFQALAAAAKQAGETTEWSATQSAEALKYMGMAGWSAEQAVAALPGVLNLATAGGLDLGRASDIVTDSLTAMGMGVQDLSRFNDVLVGTITRSNTNIEMMGESMRYAAPIASQLGYDVEQLAALIGTLANAGIKASDSGTDLRQAMVRNKKAARELGTAETDLIGTLKAAKAAGWGVNEVTENYGMIASKSVLVLMNQLDGYHKLEGQLRNVRGETDALAKVKLDTVAGDFKTLKSAIEGVGIASFEAIEGDLRRNLQDLTDYVRQNRGELVDFARNATEIGRQLVVIAGAAGELSATVLEGWNALPAVVREAGFVGAILGGKKGAATLTGYLLLIGQAKQYFEDLAAGVSAVDLGTGAEEVKGQIADVEAALEKYRRGSRRYKNSVGGLVYAQQQQQNLQALKQHLAEIERQGQAAASAVRTVQTPPTPTAETKTPNTGGDAAAKAYQSAYSSMERITQATYDAMQAKYRADRDAFIADTGDKVTAAAYYAEQMAELNRRMNPKAPVDPIEQQIAALKEQAETFGMSAKAAAIWRLEQEQAGTAQIEATRAVYEAIEAKERDSQIEQQIAALKEQAETFGMSAKAAAIWRLEQEQAGTAQIEATRAVYEAIEAKERDAKAEAEGIALKASLRTETERLADELKHLDELYRAEAISAETYGRAVMEQAGKGFTEAPSLTGFDDYGEGDRLSQQSEALEQWYSEQLDLLEQYRQQKADLNAVWDEREAEVKRQHEAGLARIEGTRYQMALSSASAMFGGMAEMTAQFAGEQSEAYKAMFAVSKAFAIAESTVNLWAAIAKAGNNPWPLNLAAMASVAAAMGGLVSNIAAVGMAHDGIDSVPKSGTWLLEKGERVTTAETSAKLDRVLSRIDQGQGTPGPAKPMNVSVYEAPGTTSTTRQRDDGGLDVIIEQVEREIVGRMDRGTGVAGYFDRRYGRRY, from the coding sequence ATGAGACTCGGAACCGCTGACGTTGTGATCCGTGCCAAAACGGACCAGTACAAAAAGGATCTGAAGAGCGCCGAGAACACCACTCAGCAGTTCGGCCAGCGCTCGCTTGCCGCCGTGCGCGGGGTGACCACCTCGTTTGCCTCCCTGGCGGGCGTGGCGGGGATCGGCGGGCTGGCCACCGCCATGGTCAGCACCGGTGCCCGCTTCGAATCCGAAATGGCGACGGTTCGCGGCGTCATGCGGGCGTCGGAGCAGGAGTTTCAGGCCCTCGCGGCTGCCGCCAAACAGGCCGGCGAAACCACCGAGTGGAGCGCCACGCAGTCGGCCGAGGCCCTGAAGTATATGGGCATGGCCGGGTGGAGCGCCGAGCAGGCCGTCGCCGCCTTGCCGGGCGTGCTGAATCTGGCGACTGCCGGCGGACTCGATCTGGGCCGGGCGTCGGACATTGTGACCGACTCCCTCACCGCCATGGGCATGGGCGTTCAGGATCTGTCCCGCTTCAATGATGTGCTGGTCGGCACCATCACCCGCAGCAACACTAATATCGAGATGATGGGCGAGTCGATGCGCTACGCCGCCCCTATCGCCTCACAGCTCGGGTATGACGTGGAGCAACTGGCGGCGCTGATTGGCACCCTTGCCAATGCCGGCATCAAGGCCAGTGACTCAGGCACCGACCTGCGCCAGGCCATGGTGCGCAACAAAAAGGCGGCGCGTGAGCTGGGCACGGCCGAGACCGACCTGATCGGCACCCTGAAAGCGGCCAAGGCGGCCGGCTGGGGCGTCAACGAGGTGACCGAAAACTACGGCATGATCGCCTCGAAGTCCGTCCTCGTGCTGATGAACCAGCTGGACGGATACCACAAGCTGGAGGGCCAGCTGCGCAACGTCAGGGGCGAGACCGACGCCCTGGCCAAGGTCAAGCTGGACACGGTGGCCGGGGATTTCAAAACCCTGAAGTCGGCCATCGAGGGCGTGGGTATCGCGTCGTTCGAGGCCATCGAGGGCGACCTGCGGCGGAACCTGCAGGATCTGACCGACTACGTCCGGCAGAACAGGGGCGAGCTTGTCGATTTCGCCCGCAACGCCACCGAGATCGGCCGGCAGCTTGTCGTTATTGCCGGGGCCGCCGGGGAACTGTCGGCCACCGTGCTGGAGGGCTGGAACGCCCTGCCCGCCGTGGTGCGCGAGGCCGGCTTTGTCGGCGCGATCCTCGGCGGCAAGAAGGGCGCGGCCACGCTGACCGGCTACCTGCTGCTGATCGGGCAGGCAAAGCAATACTTCGAGGATCTGGCCGCCGGCGTCTCGGCGGTCGATCTCGGCACCGGCGCCGAGGAGGTCAAGGGGCAGATTGCCGACGTCGAGGCCGCGCTCGAAAAATACCGTCGTGGCTCCCGGCGCTACAAAAACAGCGTCGGCGGGCTGGTTTACGCGCAGCAGCAACAGCAGAACCTGCAGGCGCTAAAACAGCATCTGGCCGAGATCGAGCGTCAGGGCCAGGCAGCGGCCAGCGCGGTGCGGACCGTCCAGACGCCGCCCACGCCGACAGCGGAAACCAAGACGCCCAACACCGGGGGCGATGCCGCCGCCAAGGCCTACCAGTCTGCCTACTCCAGCATGGAGCGGATCACCCAGGCTACTTACGATGCCATGCAGGCGAAATACCGGGCCGACCGCGATGCGTTCATCGCGGACACCGGCGACAAGGTGACCGCCGCCGCGTACTACGCCGAGCAGATGGCGGAGCTGAACCGGCGCATGAACCCCAAGGCGCCGGTTGACCCTATTGAACAGCAGATTGCCGCACTGAAGGAGCAGGCCGAGACCTTCGGCATGAGCGCCAAGGCGGCGGCCATCTGGCGACTGGAGCAGGAACAGGCAGGTACCGCGCAGATCGAGGCAACCCGCGCCGTCTACGAGGCCATCGAGGCCAAGGAACGCGACAGCCAGATTGAACAGCAGATTGCCGCACTGAAGGAGCAGGCCGAGACCTTCGGCATGAGCGCCAAGGCGGCGGCCATCTGGCGACTGGAGCAGGAACAGGCAGGTACCGCGCAGATCGAGGCAACCCGCGCCGTCTACGAGGCCATCGAGGCCAAGGAACGCGACGCGAAGGCCGAGGCCGAGGGCATCGCGCTTAAGGCCAGCCTGCGGACCGAGACTGAGCGTCTTGCCGACGAGCTGAAGCACCTGGACGAGCTTTACCGGGCCGAGGCGATCAGTGCCGAAACCTACGGCCGGGCGGTCATGGAGCAGGCGGGAAAGGGGTTCACCGAAGCCCCCAGCCTGACAGGCTTCGACGATTACGGGGAGGGCGACCGGCTCAGTCAGCAGTCAGAGGCGCTGGAGCAGTGGTATTCCGAACAGCTGGATCTGCTGGAGCAATACCGGCAGCAAAAAGCCGACCTGAACGCGGTATGGGACGAGCGCGAGGCCGAGGTTAAGCGGCAACACGAGGCGGGCCTGGCGCGGATCGAGGGCACCCGTTACCAGATGGCCCTGTCATCCGCATCAGCAATGTTTGGCGGCATGGCGGAAATGACGGCGCAGTTTGCCGGCGAACAGTCAGAGGCTTACAAGGCAATGTTTGCCGTGTCCAAGGCGTTTGCCATTGCTGAGTCCACTGTAAATCTTTGGGCTGCTATCGCAAAAGCAGGAAACAACCCGTGGCCACTAAACCTCGCAGCCATGGCGTCGGTTGCTGCGGCAATGGGCGGACTTGTCTCCAACATTGCCGCCGTCGGCATGGCGCACGACGGCATCGACTCCGTGCCGAAGTCCGGCACCTGGCTGCTGGAGAAGGGCGAGCGGGTCACCACCGCCGAAACCAGCGCCAAGCTTGATCGGGTGTTATCGCGGATCGACCAGGGGCAAGGCACCCCAGGCCCGGCCAAGCCGATGAATGTCAGTGTCTACGAGGCTCCCGGCACCACCAGCACCACCCGGCAACGCGACGATGGCGGGCTGGACGTGATCATTGAGCAAGTCGAGCGGGAAATCGTCGGCCGCATGGACCGGGGCACCGGCGTGGCCGGGTATTTCGACCGGCGCTACGGGAGGCGCTACTGA
- a CDS encoding phage portal protein produces MGLFDKIFRRSRPAGPLDDYWYFPFGAQQATSAGVRVSEETAIKYLTIYACVSLIAGDVARLPLNLYRKRRDGGKDTVTDQVIYDLLHNAPNDEINSFNWREAGIGQNLLWGNHYSLVRRNDRNRVVEIWPLDNPGNVEVYRNGAGELRYRWDAGGRTVDRGRDEIFHVPGFGFNGLKGMSQISVAREAVGLGLGVEQFGARYFGEGTHPTGVVQFPQGVKLGEKAGQYHAALKEQWAGLGKAHSLMVLSNGEEFKPLTIPLEDAQFLETRNFQKIEICGMYHVPPHKIAIHGANSNYNNLEQENQHYIDACLIHWVRRWECCINQQLLTRAERLAGFFFEFNLAGLLRGDSQARADFYTKLWQVGAITQDEIRGKENMNPLPAGEGDKTYVPLNFIPADQAAQIAKEPAPQPGEEGRSVERRDGKSARETRSILVRDRIAKQYHPLIRSAAEAVVNREAKAVKAQVTKMTAGRAFRSMDEWLGEFYRDFPEYIRQKMGPVLRSFCEAIRDAAGDEVGIDPDRAEVRKLIDDFVARYAERHIESSEGQLRALLAGAIADLEQRVDEWRETRPEKIARNETTRASNAVYQAVVFAAGLGTVWRVRGAETCPYCKELNGKRIVRGQSYVENGQEITPEGKDAMPINGTKAHPPLHRGCDCYLTAG; encoded by the coding sequence ATGGGACTTTTTGACAAGATTTTCAGGCGGTCGCGTCCGGCCGGACCCCTTGACGACTACTGGTATTTCCCGTTCGGCGCCCAGCAGGCAACGTCCGCCGGCGTCCGCGTGAGCGAAGAGACGGCCATCAAATACCTGACCATTTATGCCTGCGTGTCCCTGATTGCCGGCGACGTGGCCCGACTGCCGCTCAACCTGTACCGGAAACGCAGGGACGGCGGCAAGGACACGGTCACGGACCAGGTGATTTACGACCTGCTCCACAACGCCCCAAATGATGAAATCAACAGTTTCAACTGGCGCGAGGCGGGCATCGGCCAGAACCTGCTGTGGGGCAACCATTACAGCCTGGTGCGGCGGAACGACCGTAACCGAGTGGTTGAAATCTGGCCGCTTGACAACCCCGGCAATGTCGAGGTGTACCGGAATGGCGCGGGGGAACTACGTTACAGATGGGACGCGGGCGGCAGGACGGTTGACAGGGGACGCGACGAGATTTTCCACGTCCCCGGCTTCGGCTTCAACGGGCTCAAGGGCATGTCCCAGATTTCCGTCGCCCGCGAGGCGGTCGGCCTGGGCCTGGGCGTGGAGCAGTTCGGTGCCAGATACTTCGGCGAGGGCACGCACCCGACCGGCGTCGTGCAGTTTCCGCAGGGGGTCAAGCTCGGCGAGAAGGCGGGGCAGTATCACGCCGCGCTGAAAGAGCAGTGGGCCGGGCTGGGCAAGGCTCACAGCCTGATGGTGCTCTCCAACGGCGAGGAGTTCAAGCCGCTGACGATACCGCTGGAGGACGCCCAATTCCTGGAGACGCGCAACTTCCAGAAAATCGAAATCTGCGGCATGTACCACGTCCCGCCGCACAAAATCGCCATCCACGGCGCGAACAGCAACTACAACAACCTGGAACAGGAGAACCAGCACTATATCGACGCCTGCCTGATCCATTGGGTCAGGCGCTGGGAGTGCTGCATCAACCAACAACTACTGACCCGCGCCGAACGTCTGGCCGGGTTTTTTTTCGAGTTCAATCTGGCCGGCCTCCTGCGTGGCGACAGCCAGGCGCGGGCGGATTTTTACACCAAGCTCTGGCAGGTCGGCGCGATCACGCAAGACGAGATCCGGGGCAAGGAGAATATGAACCCCCTGCCCGCGGGCGAGGGCGACAAAACCTATGTGCCGCTGAACTTCATCCCCGCCGACCAGGCCGCGCAGATAGCGAAGGAGCCCGCGCCCCAACCCGGCGAAGAGGGGCGAAGCGTCGAGCGCCGGGACGGGAAATCGGCGCGGGAAACCCGGTCAATCCTGGTCCGCGACCGGATTGCCAAACAGTATCATCCGTTGATCCGCAGCGCAGCCGAAGCGGTGGTCAACCGCGAGGCCAAGGCCGTCAAGGCGCAGGTAACGAAAATGACCGCCGGCCGCGCCTTCCGGTCGATGGACGAATGGCTGGGAGAGTTCTACCGGGATTTTCCCGAGTACATCCGGCAAAAAATGGGGCCGGTCCTGCGGAGCTTCTGCGAGGCGATCCGCGACGCGGCCGGCGATGAGGTCGGCATTGACCCGGACCGCGCGGAAGTCAGGAAGCTGATTGACGACTTCGTGGCCCGGTACGCCGAGCGACACATTGAGTCATCCGAGGGTCAGTTGCGGGCGCTTTTGGCCGGAGCAATAGCCGATCTGGAACAGCGTGTGGATGAATGGCGCGAAACCAGGCCGGAAAAAATCGCCCGGAACGAAACGACGCGGGCCAGCAATGCCGTTTATCAGGCCGTTGTTTTTGCGGCGGGCCTGGGCACGGTCTGGCGTGTTCGTGGGGCTGAAACCTGCCCCTACTGCAAGGAGCTGAACGGCAAAAGGATTGTCCGGGGCCAGTCCTATGTGGAAAACGGGCAGGAGATCACGCCCGAGGGCAAGGACGCCATGCCGATCAACGGAACCAAGGCGCATCCGCCGCTGCATCGCGGTTGTGATTGCTATCTGACAGCGGGGTGA
- a CDS encoding phage major capsid protein, giving the protein MKTLTVMREEVNQHLGKVGEIRATCRAESRDPSKEERQNMAHHLDQVEELEKQIALEERTQNIISRVEKPKGEVIKPDPNSHSRIEVGRDEQETRDKFHSFGEMLVAVRRACSSERSVDPRLITTRASGLNEGVGADGGFLVQTEHATGLLKNVWENGEIPKRLNKITLGGAANSLSINGLDETSRANGSRAGGIVSYWKGEAESATGSKPKFRQIDLKLNKLIGLCYATDELLADATALESVISTGFQSEFDFRITDAVINGTGAGQPLGIMNAGSLVTVAKESGQTADTVKYENICKMWARMIASSRRNAVWIINQDIEPQLFTMSLAVGTAGGGPVYLPPGGASASPYGTLFGRPVIAIEQAQTLGDKGDIMLCDFGQYVAIDKGAMKKDVSMHVKFVEDEAAFRFTYRFDGQPVLASAITPKNGTNTLSHFVALANRA; this is encoded by the coding sequence ATGAAGACACTGACCGTAATGCGTGAAGAAGTTAATCAGCATCTTGGCAAGGTGGGCGAAATCCGCGCTACCTGCCGGGCCGAAAGCCGCGACCCCTCCAAGGAGGAGCGGCAGAACATGGCGCATCATCTCGACCAGGTGGAGGAGCTGGAAAAGCAGATTGCCCTGGAGGAGCGCACCCAGAACATTATCAGTCGGGTCGAAAAACCAAAAGGCGAAGTGATCAAGCCGGATCCCAACAGTCACAGCCGCATTGAGGTTGGCCGTGACGAGCAGGAAACCCGCGACAAGTTCCACAGCTTCGGGGAGATGCTCGTCGCCGTGCGCCGGGCGTGCAGTTCCGAGCGATCCGTTGACCCACGCCTGATCACCACCCGCGCCAGCGGGCTCAATGAGGGTGTCGGCGCCGACGGCGGCTTTTTGGTGCAGACCGAACACGCAACCGGCCTGCTGAAAAACGTGTGGGAGAACGGCGAGATTCCCAAGCGGCTGAACAAGATCACCCTGGGCGGCGCGGCCAATTCGCTCTCCATCAACGGTTTGGACGAAACCAGCCGGGCGAATGGCAGCCGGGCCGGCGGCATCGTTTCCTACTGGAAGGGCGAGGCCGAAAGCGCCACCGGCAGTAAACCCAAGTTCCGCCAGATCGACCTGAAGCTCAACAAGCTGATTGGCCTGTGCTACGCCACCGACGAGCTCCTGGCCGACGCCACCGCGCTGGAATCGGTTATCTCCACCGGCTTCCAGAGTGAGTTCGACTTCCGCATCACCGACGCCGTTATTAACGGCACCGGGGCCGGGCAGCCGCTCGGCATCATGAACGCCGGTTCGCTGGTCACGGTCGCCAAGGAAAGCGGTCAGACGGCGGACACCGTGAAATATGAGAACATCTGCAAAATGTGGGCGCGGATGATTGCCTCCAGCCGCCGCAACGCGGTCTGGATCATCAACCAGGACATCGAGCCACAGCTGTTCACCATGTCGTTGGCTGTCGGCACGGCTGGCGGCGGCCCCGTCTACCTGCCCCCCGGCGGCGCTTCGGCTTCTCCCTACGGGACGCTGTTTGGCCGGCCGGTCATTGCCATCGAGCAGGCGCAGACCCTGGGCGACAAGGGCGACATCATGCTGTGCGATTTCGGCCAGTATGTCGCCATCGACAAAGGCGCGATGAAAAAAGACGTGTCGATGCACGTCAAGTTCGTCGAGGACGAGGCGGCCTTCCGCTTCACCTATCGCTTCGACGGCCAGCCGGTGCTGGCCTCCGCCATCACGCCGAAGAACGGCACCAACACCCTGTCGCACTTCGTCGCGCTGGCTAATCGGGCCTAA
- a CDS encoding HK97 gp10 family phage protein, which yields MSNFRLDWNGAQLTAEVRGECREAIREGAEAIATDARRLCPVDSGELKNTIEVATWEKPDAIGAYVKAGGDKLGHVARFVELGTPGTTYRAGKRKGKSRRPIKAKPYLRPSLKRNRTLVQEKFRNRLKQ from the coding sequence ATGAGCAACTTTCGGCTGGACTGGAACGGGGCGCAACTGACCGCCGAGGTGAGGGGCGAATGCCGCGAGGCAATCCGCGAGGGTGCCGAGGCTATTGCAACCGACGCCCGGCGGCTCTGCCCGGTGGATTCTGGCGAGCTGAAAAACACCATCGAGGTTGCCACATGGGAAAAGCCAGATGCGATCGGGGCCTATGTCAAGGCAGGCGGCGACAAGCTCGGGCACGTTGCGCGATTTGTCGAGCTTGGCACTCCTGGCACGACCTACCGGGCCGGAAAACGCAAGGGGAAGTCTCGCAGGCCAATCAAGGCGAAGCCTTACCTGCGGCCGTCACTTAAAAGAAACCGAACACTTGTCCAAGAAAAGTTCAGAAATAGGTTGAAGCAATGA
- a CDS encoding DUF3168 domain-containing protein codes for MNAFFNALHALFATEPHNAFYSAIGGRFSYGEALPQGATPYAVFFGVTSLPTDTFSEELDDFSFQVNVYGSGTYQEVAVILSHCRALFDGAVLTVNGYDIMITREMQTPPWRDGDLWAAAIEFSTIIQET; via the coding sequence ATGAACGCCTTTTTCAACGCCCTTCATGCCCTGTTCGCGACCGAGCCGCACAACGCTTTTTACAGCGCCATCGGCGGCCGGTTCTCCTACGGCGAGGCCCTGCCGCAAGGGGCGACCCCCTACGCGGTGTTCTTCGGCGTTACCAGCCTCCCCACCGACACGTTCAGCGAGGAACTGGACGATTTCAGCTTTCAGGTGAACGTCTACGGCTCGGGCACCTACCAGGAGGTTGCCGTGATCCTGAGCCATTGCCGGGCGCTGTTCGATGGCGCGGTGCTGACCGTCAACGGCTACGACATCATGATCACCCGCGAAATGCAGACCCCGCCCTGGCGCGATGGCGACCTATGGGCGGCGGCCATCGAGTTTTCCACCATCATTCAGGAGACATAA
- a CDS encoding terminase large subunit, translating to MAKEKHPHVNKANRHARDVVAGKVPACLYVVQACKRHLDDLKREKTAAFPYRWDAAAAQRVCGFAELMPHVKGKWAGGPITLEPWQCFALCVLFGWLKKGDGKRRFREIYWEIPRKNAKSSLGAVIGNYMFSADGEPGAEVYSGATSLDQAMEVFRPAWLMAKKLPGYRQRFGVELGGTDKNPGNIYSMATGSRFEAVIGKPGDGASVHCGIVDEYHEHQNDHMYDCFATGMGSREQPLLAVITTAGTNTASPCFHRRKQAIKVLSGEVVDDQLFALIYTVDADDDWTDFEVWKKANPNYGVSVFEDYLRRQHQTAIRDARKQNILKCKHLNIWSNAGEAFFNMVEFEKCADSTLDINDFFGEPAYVGLDLAAKKDLAALMILFRKGPDYFLFSRYYLPEEETRGEDKAHYAGWAHDGYIMTTPGNRIDYSHIEDDIKQLARDHDLSGADNGGGEVCNDPWNAQQLVSGLENEGIAVTEISQTVNMLSEPMKELDAIISAGNLHHDGNPVTYWCFANTMARKDKKDNVFPFKEGDENKIDGAVATINAMCRAMVEDGGEISMPMGV from the coding sequence GTGGCTAAGGAAAAACACCCGCATGTCAACAAGGCGAACCGCCATGCCCGCGACGTGGTGGCCGGCAAGGTTCCGGCCTGCCTGTATGTCGTTCAGGCGTGCAAGCGCCACCTTGACGACCTGAAGCGGGAAAAAACGGCCGCCTTTCCGTACCGGTGGGACGCGGCGGCGGCGCAGCGGGTCTGCGGCTTCGCCGAGCTGATGCCACACGTCAAGGGCAAGTGGGCGGGCGGGCCGATCACGCTGGAGCCGTGGCAGTGCTTCGCGCTGTGCGTCCTGTTCGGCTGGCTCAAAAAGGGCGACGGCAAGCGCCGATTTCGTGAAATTTATTGGGAAATCCCGAGGAAGAACGCGAAAAGTTCCCTCGGCGCGGTCATCGGCAACTATATGTTTTCCGCCGACGGAGAACCCGGCGCGGAGGTTTACAGCGGCGCGACCTCGCTTGATCAGGCGATGGAGGTTTTCCGGCCGGCCTGGCTCATGGCGAAGAAACTGCCCGGCTATCGGCAGCGGTTCGGCGTGGAGCTGGGCGGCACCGACAAGAACCCCGGCAACATCTACTCGATGGCGACCGGCAGCCGGTTCGAGGCGGTCATCGGCAAGCCGGGCGACGGCGCGTCGGTGCATTGCGGCATTGTCGACGAATACCACGAGCACCAGAACGATCACATGTACGACTGTTTCGCCACCGGCATGGGGAGCCGCGAGCAGCCGCTTTTAGCGGTGATCACCACGGCCGGAACCAACACCGCCAGCCCCTGCTTTCACCGGCGCAAGCAGGCCATCAAGGTGCTGTCTGGCGAGGTCGTGGACGATCAGCTGTTCGCGCTGATTTATACGGTTGACGCCGACGACGACTGGACGGATTTCGAGGTCTGGAAGAAGGCGAATCCGAATTACGGGGTTTCCGTTTTTGAGGATTACCTTCGCCGCCAGCACCAAACCGCGATCCGCGACGCGCGGAAGCAGAACATCCTCAAGTGCAAGCATCTGAACATCTGGAGCAACGCCGGCGAGGCGTTCTTCAACATGGTCGAGTTCGAGAAATGTGCCGATTCAACCCTGGACATCAATGATTTTTTTGGCGAACCGGCCTATGTCGGCCTCGACCTGGCGGCCAAGAAAGACCTGGCGGCGCTGATGATCCTGTTCCGCAAAGGGCCGGATTATTTTCTTTTTTCGCGCTACTACCTTCCCGAGGAGGAAACCAGGGGGGAAGACAAGGCCCACTACGCCGGCTGGGCGCACGACGGTTACATCATGACGACGCCCGGCAACCGGATCGATTACAGCCATATCGAGGACGATATCAAGCAGCTGGCCAGGGATCACGATCTTTCCGGCGCCGATAACGGCGGCGGCGAGGTCTGCAACGACCCCTGGAACGCGCAGCAGCTCGTCTCCGGGCTGGAAAACGAGGGCATCGCGGTCACCGAGATCAGCCAGACGGTCAACATGCTCTCCGAGCCGATGAAGGAGCTGGACGCGATCATCTCGGCGGGCAATCTCCACCACGATGGTAACCCGGTCACCTACTGGTGCTTCGCCAACACGATGGCCCGCAAGGACAAAAAGGACAACGTCTTCCCCTTCAAGGAGGGCGACGAAAACAAGATCGACGGCGCGGTGGCGACGATCAACGCCATGTGCCGGGCCATGGTCGAGGACGGCGGCGAGATTTCAATGCCGATGGGGGTTTAA
- a CDS encoding phage head closure protein has translation MENLEAVLKRTPRAAFRHPATIVADGEAIGAGGVIDKAVTSVCTTRAAIWPTSAREARENMREGVTVTHNIRIDYRPGINETMRVLFDGRSFEIKGIVNPEEANLYLDLLCEELK, from the coding sequence GTGGAGAATCTGGAGGCGGTTTTGAAACGGACACCACGGGCAGCATTCCGTCACCCGGCCACCATTGTGGCCGACGGCGAGGCCATCGGCGCGGGCGGTGTGATTGACAAGGCCGTGACGTCCGTTTGCACGACGCGGGCGGCCATCTGGCCCACGTCGGCCCGCGAGGCGCGGGAGAACATGCGCGAGGGCGTGACCGTGACGCACAATATCCGAATCGACTACCGGCCCGGCATCAATGAGACCATGCGCGTCCTGTTCGACGGCCGCTCCTTCGAGATCAAGGGCATCGTCAACCCCGAGGAAGCGAACCTCTACCTCGACCTGCTGTGCGAGGAACTGAAATGA
- a CDS encoding head-tail connector protein, which yields MICKRVSGTSRPPVTLAEAKAHLNLGHDNDDTLIHALLLSAITAAEQETGRRLVTQTWDYYPGGFPGEDRLYLPWGSLQSVGGVYYTDTTEAETEWDAANYRTVSDTDDAGFIALPEGGEWPDADPWPVNPVRIRFTCGWHAGETWAAETATVEGDAVTPTTANGLAYQCATAGDTGTTEPAWPVAIGGTVTDGTVEWTCVGQTVPEPIKAAIKILLADLYQNRESVSDVQRYNTRAVEALLTPWRIWRRF from the coding sequence ATGATCTGCAAACGGGTTTCCGGAACGTCCCGTCCGCCGGTAACGCTGGCCGAGGCAAAAGCGCACCTGAATCTCGGCCACGACAACGACGACACGCTGATTCATGCGCTGCTGCTTTCCGCCATCACCGCCGCCGAGCAGGAGACGGGCCGGAGGCTGGTCACGCAGACATGGGATTATTACCCCGGCGGCTTCCCAGGGGAGGATCGGCTGTACCTCCCCTGGGGAAGCCTGCAATCCGTGGGGGGTGTCTACTACACCGACACGACCGAGGCCGAAACCGAATGGGACGCGGCGAACTATCGCACCGTCTCCGACACCGACGACGCCGGGTTCATCGCCTTGCCGGAGGGCGGCGAGTGGCCGGACGCGGACCCGTGGCCGGTCAACCCGGTGCGGATTCGCTTCACCTGCGGCTGGCACGCGGGCGAGACCTGGGCGGCGGAGACGGCCACCGTGGAAGGCGATGCCGTAACGCCGACCACGGCAAACGGCCTGGCGTACCAATGCGCCACGGCGGGCGATACCGGCACCACCGAACCGGCCTGGCCGGTTGCGATTGGCGGCACCGTAACAGATGGCACCGTCGAATGGACCTGCGTCGGCCAGACCGTGCCCGAGCCGATCAAGGCGGCGATCAAGATCCTGCTCGCCGACCTCTACCAGAACCGGGAGAGCGTTTCGGACGTGCAGCGGTACAACACGCGGGCGGTTGAGGCGCTGCTGACGCCGTGGAGAATCTGGAGGCGGTTTTGA
- a CDS encoding HK97 family phage prohead protease, with the protein MENKIERRAFDIKVRAAENGEKKLVGMPIVYNRSSENMGFFEYIAPGAAAEALKTSDALLLYGHESKTLLPIARQSSGTLRAIETDQGVEIEADPPRKNAFVDALLESIERGDVREMSFGFTVLEDEWSDLDKDTPVRTVRKIGKLYDFSYVVFPAYLDAKAGIRDVGLEVAFRSLEAARAANTNHNPPTGSNETGQAPTGEESSPMAADPPTAEEIEARFNQLNDWKRNF; encoded by the coding sequence ATGGAAAACAAGATCGAGCGGCGGGCTTTTGATATCAAGGTCCGCGCCGCTGAAAACGGAGAAAAAAAGCTGGTGGGAATGCCGATTGTTTATAACCGCAGCTCCGAGAATATGGGTTTTTTTGAATATATCGCACCCGGAGCAGCTGCCGAGGCGCTGAAAACGTCGGACGCACTGCTGCTGTACGGGCACGAATCAAAAACCCTGTTGCCGATTGCCCGGCAATCTTCCGGCACTCTACGTGCCATCGAAACCGACCAGGGCGTCGAGATCGAGGCGGACCCGCCAAGGAAAAACGCCTTTGTCGACGCCCTGCTGGAGTCCATCGAGCGCGGCGACGTGCGGGAAATGAGCTTTGGTTTCACCGTTTTAGAGGACGAGTGGAGCGATTTGGATAAGGACACCCCGGTGCGGACGGTCCGCAAGATAGGGAAGCTTTACGATTTTAGCTATGTGGTGTTTCCGGCCTATCTGGATGCAAAGGCAGGGATCCGGGACGTTGGGCTGGAGGTTGCTTTCCGTAGCCTGGAGGCAGCCCGCGCCGCAAACACCAACCATAACCCGCCGACCGGCTCCAATGAGACCGGGCAGGCTCCAACCGGCGAGGAATCAAGCCCAATGGCCGCTGATCCGCCGACGGCAGAAGAGATTGAGGCAAGATTCAACCAACTCAACGACTGGAAAAGGAATTTCTGA